One segment of Paenibacillus sp. FSL R7-0337 DNA contains the following:
- the flhF gene encoding flagellar biosynthesis protein FlhF, which translates to MRVKRYVVDTMPDAMHSIRSELGSDAVILSTKEIKVGGFMGMFTKKKIEVVAAVENGAKAAAQEKIPAPPMNVPRNAVPEAYQKAASAAAPPLPPPVTVREAAAAKSFAEIAAALADPLEQGGGVAVMPPLAKTEPPVIRTEDIAAGQPSVPQPEESRKKLAAIYESLAAEQPEPESASATESDVLREIRDMKQWMERIARYSSGAAELPDALESLRSRLIDQETDAVLVEEWIGYVLERYREEGSSWGPEQFEAVLREQIDGFLAGRIAGGIAPDTRIVYIAGPTGVGKTTTIAKLAAEQLFKQGRKVGLITSDTYRISAVEQLRTYASILNIPLEVVQSPGDLQRAMFRLESCDLVLMDTAGRNFRNEMLVAELQSLLAKELKSETLLVLSLTSKSRDMKKIAEHFGRYQLDKVVFTKLDETGSYGPLFNVLNDYPLKLSYITNGQNVPDDLLMATGEQIGGMLLGTGGG; encoded by the coding sequence ATGAGAGTGAAGCGTTATGTGGTCGATACGATGCCTGACGCCATGCATTCGATCCGCAGCGAGCTTGGAAGCGATGCCGTTATTTTAAGCACCAAAGAAATAAAGGTTGGCGGATTCATGGGTATGTTCACAAAAAAGAAGATTGAGGTTGTGGCTGCTGTGGAGAACGGTGCAAAGGCGGCTGCGCAGGAGAAGATTCCTGCACCGCCGATGAACGTACCGCGAAATGCAGTGCCAGAGGCCTATCAGAAGGCTGCCTCAGCCGCTGCTCCTCCTCTCCCGCCGCCTGTGACGGTAAGGGAGGCGGCAGCAGCCAAGTCGTTTGCCGAGATTGCCGCAGCACTGGCTGATCCACTGGAGCAGGGCGGAGGTGTCGCTGTGATGCCGCCTTTAGCCAAGACTGAGCCGCCGGTTATCCGCACTGAGGATATTGCAGCAGGCCAGCCGTCTGTACCGCAGCCGGAGGAGAGCCGGAAGAAGCTTGCAGCCATCTATGAATCGCTTGCAGCAGAACAGCCTGAACCTGAGAGTGCCTCTGCCACTGAGAGTGATGTCCTGCGGGAGATCCGGGATATGAAGCAATGGATGGAACGTATCGCACGTTATTCCTCAGGGGCTGCCGAGCTGCCGGATGCGCTGGAATCCTTACGTAGCCGCCTGATTGACCAGGAGACTGACGCTGTTCTCGTAGAGGAATGGATCGGATATGTTCTGGAGCGTTACCGTGAGGAAGGAAGCAGCTGGGGGCCTGAGCAATTCGAGGCTGTGCTTAGAGAGCAGATTGACGGTTTTCTGGCGGGACGAATTGCCGGCGGTATTGCTCCGGATACCCGGATTGTATATATTGCCGGGCCGACAGGGGTCGGCAAGACGACAACGATTGCCAAGCTGGCAGCGGAGCAGCTGTTCAAGCAGGGACGAAAGGTCGGGCTGATTACCTCGGATACTTACCGGATATCAGCCGTTGAACAGCTTAGAACCTACGCCTCCATTCTCAACATACCGCTGGAGGTTGTCCAATCACCTGGAGATCTGCAGCGGGCGATGTTCCGGCTGGAGAGCTGTGATCTGGTGCTCATGGATACCGCCGGACGCAATTTCCGCAATGAAATGCTGGTGGCTGAACTGCAGAGTCTGCTGGCCAAGGAGCTTAAGAGTGAGACCCTGCTGGTGCTGAGCCTGACCTCGAAGAGCCGTGACATGAAAAAGATCGCGGAGCACTTCGGCAGATACCAGCTGGATAAGGTTGTATTCACGAAGCTGGATGAAACTGGGAGCTATGGCCCGCTGTTCAATGTTCTGAATGATTACCCGCTAAAGCTCTCTTATATTACCAACGGACAAAATGTTCCTGATGATCTTCTAATGGCAACAGGGGAGCAGATTGGCGGCATGCTGCTGGGAACAGGGGGCGGGTGA
- the flhA gene encoding flagellar biosynthesis protein FlhA: MKAKDLTVLLGIIGIVLMMILPIPVWLLDVLLIVNISIALTIILVAMNTRDPLQFSIFPSLLLITTLFRLALNLSTTKLILADGHAGEVVATFGSWIARGQIAIGFIVFLILVVVQFIVITKGSERVAEVGARFTLDAMPGKQMSIDADLNAGMINEQQARERRRNVEREADFFGAMDGASKFVKGDAIASIIILIINLIGGFIIGMTVHGMSFQTALSTYSVLTIGDGLVSQIPALLISTASGLIVTRAASEGNLAEDLTGQLLSYPKLLYIVAATIAFLGFFTPITIMSTLPLAGLMAYAAYSMGQKASRQQIADEQLVEEKQIEEVRSPESVINLLTVDPIEFEFGYGLIPLADTGQGGDLLDRIIMIRRQCALEMGLVVPVIRIRDNIQLKPNEYVIKIKGNNVGGGELLLNHYLAMSPGYDDESISGIETIEPSFGLPALWIDESVKERAELSGYTVVDPPSVVATHLTELIKRYGHELLGRQETKQLVDNLRENYPVLVDELIPSILAVGDVQKVLGKLLREKISIRDLVTIFETLADYGTYTKDPDILTEYVRQSLSRQITQQFSQTGETLRVITVGPGLEKKISESVQQTEQGSYLALDPVSTQTVYQRLTEQINRLLQSGQQPIVLTSPTIRMYLRQVIERTMQDIPVLSYSELEPNIEIQSVGVVNL; encoded by the coding sequence TTGAAAGCTAAAGATCTAACAGTTCTACTGGGCATTATCGGTATTGTGCTTATGATGATTCTGCCCATCCCTGTCTGGCTTTTGGATGTACTGTTAATTGTCAATATCTCGATAGCCCTGACCATTATATTGGTCGCCATGAATACCAGAGATCCGTTGCAGTTCTCAATATTTCCTTCACTGCTCCTGATCACAACGCTGTTCCGCTTAGCGCTGAACCTGTCAACAACCAAGCTGATTCTGGCTGATGGCCATGCCGGGGAGGTCGTAGCGACCTTCGGAAGCTGGATTGCCAGGGGACAGATCGCTATCGGGTTCATTGTCTTTCTGATCCTGGTTGTGGTTCAGTTCATTGTTATCACCAAGGGTTCGGAGCGCGTGGCCGAGGTAGGCGCCCGCTTCACGCTGGATGCGATGCCCGGTAAGCAGATGAGTATTGACGCGGATCTGAATGCGGGGATGATTAATGAGCAGCAGGCACGGGAACGCCGCCGTAATGTCGAACGCGAGGCGGATTTCTTCGGAGCCATGGATGGTGCGAGTAAGTTCGTTAAAGGGGACGCCATTGCCAGTATCATCATCCTCATTATCAACCTGATCGGCGGCTTCATTATCGGTATGACCGTTCATGGTATGTCGTTCCAGACAGCACTCTCAACCTACTCTGTCCTGACCATCGGTGACGGTCTGGTCAGCCAGATTCCGGCCTTGCTGATCTCCACGGCTTCCGGTCTCATCGTTACCCGCGCGGCTTCGGAGGGCAATCTGGCCGAGGATCTGACCGGACAATTGCTGTCCTATCCGAAGCTTCTATACATAGTGGCTGCGACCATTGCGTTTCTGGGGTTCTTTACCCCGATTACGATTATGTCCACGCTTCCTTTGGCGGGGCTGATGGCTTATGCGGCTTACAGTATGGGACAGAAGGCCAGCAGGCAGCAGATTGCCGATGAACAACTGGTCGAGGAGAAGCAGATCGAAGAGGTGCGAAGTCCCGAAAGTGTTATCAATCTGCTTACGGTGGACCCGATCGAATTCGAATTTGGTTATGGTCTGATTCCTTTGGCGGATACGGGGCAGGGCGGCGATCTGCTCGACCGTATCATCATGATTCGACGGCAATGTGCACTGGAGATGGGTCTTGTCGTGCCGGTTATTCGTATACGCGACAATATTCAACTAAAACCGAATGAATATGTCATCAAAATTAAAGGAAATAACGTTGGCGGCGGTGAATTATTACTTAATCACTATCTTGCCATGAGTCCCGGGTATGATGACGAGTCGATTAGCGGGATTGAGACTATCGAACCATCCTTTGGTCTGCCTGCCTTATGGATCGATGAGTCGGTGAAGGAGCGGGCTGAGTTATCCGGTTATACCGTGGTTGACCCGCCTTCCGTTGTAGCCACGCATCTGACCGAGCTGATCAAACGGTATGGACACGAATTGCTGGGCCGTCAGGAGACGAAGCAGCTGGTCGACAATCTCAGGGAGAATTACCCTGTGCTGGTGGACGAGCTCATTCCTTCCATTCTTGCTGTCGGGGATGTTCAGAAGGTGCTGGGCAAGCTGCTGCGGGAGAAAATATCCATCCGCGATCTCGTCACCATCTTCGAGACGCTTGCTGATTACGGCACTTATACTAAGGACCCTGATATTCTGACTGAATATGTACGGCAATCTCTCTCCAGACAGATTACCCAGCAGTTCTCTCAGACGGGGGAGACCCTGCGTGTCATTACCGTAGGTCCCGGGCTTGAGAAAAAGATTTCCGAGAGCGTGCAGCAGACCGAGCAGGGCAGCTACTTGGCGCTTGATCCGGTATCTACCCAAACCGTCTATCAGCGGCTTACGGAGCAGATCAACCGTCTCCTGCAGTCCGGCCAGCAGCCGATTGTACTGACCTCTCCAACGATTCGCATGTATCTGCGCCAGGTTATTGAGCGAACCATGCAGGATATCCCTGTGCTCTCCTACAGCGAGCTGGAGCCAAACATTGAAATTCAAAGCGTCGGGGTGGTGAACTTATGA
- the flhB gene encoding flagellar biosynthesis protein FlhB, whose translation MAKQARYKLNLQLFGGDKTEKATPKKRQDARKKGQVAKSAEMSGAVVLFSALLSLSVFGGFMKERFIKLYTDVFQNRMMLEVTPENISTLFNQYGLQILILLAPLLGITFLLALVANFAQVGFMASGEGITPKFSKINPIKGFKNIFSMRSVVEFLKSIFKLILIAYLVYSTLWGQKESFARLSHVDAEGAYAFVAKLTMSLGIKIAAALFIMAVLDYIYQKYEHEKSLKMSKQDIKDEYKKMEGDPIIKGKIRERQRRMAMQRMMQEVPKADVIITNPTHFAVALKYDGSTMEAPQIIAKGQDYVALRIRELAKEHGVVTMENKPLARALFQRAEIGDVVPADLFQAVAEVLAYVYKLKGKRR comes from the coding sequence TTGGCAAAACAGGCAAGATACAAACTGAACCTTCAGCTGTTCGGAGGAGATAAGACAGAGAAAGCCACTCCGAAGAAACGGCAGGACGCCCGCAAGAAGGGGCAGGTTGCCAAAAGTGCTGAAATGTCAGGCGCAGTGGTCCTCTTCTCGGCGCTGCTGTCACTGAGCGTCTTCGGCGGCTTCATGAAAGAACGGTTTATCAAGCTCTACACAGATGTGTTCCAGAACCGGATGATGCTTGAGGTAACACCGGAGAATATCTCTACGCTGTTTAACCAGTACGGGCTGCAGATCCTCATTCTGCTTGCTCCGCTGCTGGGCATCACCTTCCTGCTGGCGCTCGTGGCTAACTTCGCACAGGTAGGCTTCATGGCTTCAGGCGAAGGAATTACGCCTAAGTTCAGCAAGATCAACCCCATCAAAGGCTTCAAAAATATTTTTTCCATGCGTTCCGTAGTAGAGTTCCTCAAATCTATCTTCAAGCTCATCCTGATTGCCTATCTGGTCTACAGTACGCTTTGGGGACAGAAGGAAAGTTTTGCACGCCTCTCGCATGTCGATGCGGAAGGGGCATACGCCTTCGTTGCGAAGCTGACCATGAGCCTGGGCATCAAGATTGCAGCGGCTCTTTTTATAATGGCGGTACTGGACTATATCTATCAGAAATACGAGCATGAGAAGAGTCTCAAGATGTCCAAGCAGGACATTAAGGATGAGTACAAAAAGATGGAGGGCGACCCCATCATCAAAGGCAAGATCAGGGAACGTCAGCGCAGAATGGCGATGCAGCGGATGATGCAGGAGGTCCCCAAGGCTGATGTTATCATCACGAACCCGACCCACTTTGCAGTCGCCCTGAAGTATGACGGTTCCACAATGGAGGCTCCTCAGATTATAGCCAAGGGCCAGGATTATGTGGCACTCCGCATCAGGGAACTGGCCAAGGAGCATGGTGTTGTAACGATGGAGAATAAGCCGCTGGCACGGGCATTGTTCCAGAGAGCGGAGATCGGTGATGTAGTGCCGGCCGATCTGTTCCAGGCAGTTGCCGAAGTGCTGGCCTATGTATATAAGCTTAAAGGCAAGAGGAGATAA
- the fliR gene encoding flagellar biosynthetic protein FliR, translating into MNIETLVQSFPVFLLIFCRITAFFVVVPVFSSQSVPTTFKIGLSFFVSMVIFSSGSMNITVPQDLGFILLIIREALIGLLLGFIAYLMFMTIQTAGSFIDIQIGFGIANVIDPMTGASAPIIGNFKYMIALLLFLSMNGHHYLLDAIVYSYKWVPIDNDLFLKMIGGSLSEFLIRTFAQSFMLAFQMSAPLVAALFLTDVGLAFLARTAPQYNVFVIGVPLKIIIGLALLLILMPGMAALFQNLFEIMFESMHNLLGLIGKSP; encoded by the coding sequence ATGAATATAGAGACCCTGGTGCAAAGTTTTCCTGTCTTTCTGCTGATTTTTTGTCGAATTACCGCCTTTTTTGTTGTCGTTCCTGTCTTTTCGTCGCAAAGCGTGCCGACAACGTTCAAAATTGGTTTGTCTTTTTTTGTATCGATGGTCATCTTCAGCTCAGGCAGCATGAATATTACAGTTCCGCAGGATCTGGGGTTTATCCTCCTGATTATCAGGGAGGCATTAATCGGGCTGTTGCTTGGGTTTATCGCCTACCTGATGTTTATGACGATTCAGACTGCGGGCTCTTTTATCGATATTCAGATCGGGTTCGGGATTGCGAACGTCATTGACCCGATGACCGGGGCCTCGGCGCCGATTATCGGTAACTTCAAGTATATGATTGCACTGCTGCTGTTCCTGAGCATGAATGGCCACCACTACCTGCTGGATGCTATTGTATACAGCTATAAATGGGTGCCGATCGATAATGACCTGTTCCTCAAAATGATCGGCGGAAGCTTGTCAGAGTTTCTGATCCGCACCTTTGCTCAATCCTTTATGCTGGCCTTTCAAATGTCGGCTCCGCTGGTCGCTGCACTGTTCCTGACGGATGTAGGCCTGGCCTTCCTGGCGAGAACGGCTCCGCAATATAATGTGTTTGTCATCGGTGTTCCGCTCAAAATCATTATCGGTCTGGCGCTGCTTCTTATACTGATGCCGGGGATGGCTGCGCTGTTCCAGAATCTCTTCGAGATTATGTTCGAGTCCATGCACAACTTGCTTGGCCTCATTGGGAAGAGTCCTTAG
- the fliQ gene encoding flagellar biosynthesis protein FliQ: MNAEFIIGLAGQAVYLVLETSAPMLILGLVVGLIVSIFQATTQIQEQTLAFVPKIVAVLLALLLFGPWIITKLVDFTSQILGSLYMYIG, encoded by the coding sequence ATGAATGCGGAGTTTATTATCGGCCTGGCCGGCCAAGCCGTATATTTAGTGCTGGAGACCAGCGCCCCCATGCTGATTCTTGGTCTGGTGGTAGGACTGATCGTCAGTATTTTTCAAGCCACAACCCAGATTCAGGAGCAGACCCTGGCGTTTGTTCCCAAAATCGTTGCCGTACTGCTTGCTTTACTGCTGTTCGGTCCGTGGATTATAACGAAGCTGGTGGATTTCACCAGCCAAATTCTGGGCAGTCTCTATATGTATATCGGTTGA
- the fliP gene encoding flagellar type III secretion system pore protein FliP (The bacterial flagellar biogenesis protein FliP forms a type III secretion system (T3SS)-type pore required for flagellar assembly.) → MKKKLILSFLLLGIFSVLLLHPVHADPIPNINISVGDNDAPSGGTSSISILLLVTVLSIAPSFLVLMTSFTRIVIVLGFVRTSLGTQQMPPNQVLVGLALFLTLFIMSPTLATVNETALQPYMKGTLTQSEALNKAQEPIKEFMFKQTNTKDLLLFMNYTGNNATVKPASYNDIPLTVMIPAFAIGEMKKAFTMGFMIFIPFLIIDIVVSSTLMAMGMMMLPPVMISLPFKIMLFVLVDGWYLVVKSLLLSFNT, encoded by the coding sequence ATGAAAAAAAAGCTGATTCTTTCTTTTTTGTTGCTTGGTATTTTCAGTGTGCTGCTCCTGCATCCGGTTCATGCTGACCCGATTCCTAATATCAATATCTCGGTGGGGGACAATGATGCTCCAAGCGGGGGTACGAGCTCCATCTCTATCCTGCTGCTGGTAACGGTGCTTAGCATTGCTCCTTCATTCCTGGTGCTGATGACCAGCTTCACGCGGATTGTGATCGTACTGGGGTTCGTGAGAACCTCACTGGGTACACAGCAGATGCCACCGAACCAGGTGCTTGTAGGACTGGCTCTGTTCCTAACCTTGTTCATTATGTCGCCGACACTGGCAACTGTGAACGAGACGGCCTTACAGCCCTATATGAAGGGCACTCTGACCCAGAGCGAAGCTCTGAACAAAGCGCAGGAGCCGATTAAGGAATTTATGTTCAAGCAGACGAATACGAAGGACCTGCTGCTGTTCATGAACTATACCGGCAATAACGCTACAGTGAAGCCAGCCAGCTATAATGATATTCCTTTAACAGTAATGATACCTGCTTTTGCAATCGGCGAGATGAAAAAGGCGTTTACCATGGGCTTTATGATTTTTATTCCTTTTCTTATTATTGATATTGTGGTGTCCAGCACCCTGATGGCCATGGGGATGATGATGCTGCCGCCGGTAATGATATCGTTGCCTTTCAAAATTATGCTCTTTGTGCTGGTGGACGGCTGGTACCTAGTAGTCAAATCACTGCTGCTGAGTTTTAACACCTGA
- a CDS encoding flagellar biosynthetic protein FliO, translated as MLFASGTLGDSSNALLNLLKVVFFLAVIVILIVLLIRFLGRRNQTLMSGRSIRTLGALGLGPNKSIQVIELGGSLYLIGVGEDITMMDKITDPAEVALIISAFEDQASGTDNFIAPLIAKIKSKLRGEVPSQEIEIHETSSFYETLQSKLALAPERKEKLEELRREEDLRKESEDL; from the coding sequence ATGTTATTTGCTTCCGGAACGCTCGGAGACAGTAGTAATGCCCTGCTGAATTTATTGAAGGTTGTTTTTTTTCTGGCAGTCATTGTTATTCTTATCGTGCTGCTGATCCGTTTTCTGGGACGCCGCAATCAGACTCTGATGAGCGGCCGTTCCATCCGTACGCTGGGTGCGCTGGGGCTGGGTCCGAATAAGTCGATTCAGGTCATTGAGCTGGGCGGCAGCCTCTATCTGATCGGAGTGGGCGAGGACATCACTATGATGGATAAGATCACCGATCCGGCAGAGGTGGCGCTGATTATATCCGCTTTTGAAGACCAGGCCTCAGGAACGGACAACTTCATTGCACCGCTTATCGCCAAAATCAAGTCCAAGCTGCGCGGTGAGGTACCGTCCCAGGAAATTGAGATTCATGAGACTTCGTCTTTCTATGAGACGCTGCAATCCAAGCTTGCCCTGGCGCCAGAGCGCAAGGAGAAGCTGGAGGAACTGCGCAGGGAAGAGGATCTCAGGAAAGAGTCGGAGGATTTATGA
- a CDS encoding response regulator has translation MANRILIVDDAAFMRMMIRDILSKNGFEVVGEAQDGSQAIEKFKELRPDLITMDITMPEMDGIAALKEIKKVDANAKVIMCSAMGQQAMVIDAIQAGAKDFIVKPFQADRVIEAINKTLGI, from the coding sequence ATGGCTAACCGAATTCTAATCGTGGACGATGCAGCATTTATGAGAATGATGATCCGGGACATTTTGTCGAAAAACGGATTTGAGGTAGTGGGTGAAGCCCAGGACGGTTCACAGGCTATAGAGAAATTTAAGGAACTGCGTCCGGATCTGATCACGATGGATATCACCATGCCTGAAATGGACGGAATTGCCGCCCTTAAGGAAATCAAAAAAGTAGATGCCAATGCCAAAGTCATTATGTGTTCAGCCATGGGTCAGCAGGCTATGGTTATTGATGCAATCCAGGCCGGTGCCAAAGACTTTATTGTGAAGCCGTTCCAGGCAGACCGTGTCATTGAAGCCATCAACAAAACGCTGGGTATATAG